A portion of the Sulfurospirillum diekertiae genome contains these proteins:
- a CDS encoding DsbA family protein codes for MKKQTLIIASLFVLVLLFVGGSYLYKNANHSVSAEKSAALVRPYAYVLGNPNAKTTIVEFFDPACGTCKSFYPFVKNILKQNPDTLKLVLRYAPFHTDSYYIVAMIEAARLQGKYIEALEVIYKYQDKWASHGTPNIGLIWGFLPEAGIDIDQLKEDLKKPEIDALIKQDISDTKTLGVNATPEFFVNGKPLIKFGKQELEDLIKSEL; via the coding sequence ATGAAAAAACAGACTCTTATTATCGCTTCTCTCTTTGTGCTTGTACTTCTTTTTGTGGGAGGAAGTTATCTGTATAAAAACGCTAACCACAGTGTCTCCGCAGAAAAGAGTGCTGCGCTTGTGCGTCCATACGCTTATGTTCTTGGTAATCCCAATGCCAAAACAACCATTGTTGAATTTTTTGACCCTGCGTGCGGCACATGTAAAAGCTTTTATCCGTTTGTCAAAAACATTCTCAAACAAAACCCTGACACACTCAAACTGGTATTGCGCTATGCTCCGTTTCATACCGATTCTTATTATATAGTTGCGATGATTGAAGCGGCACGCTTGCAAGGTAAGTACATCGAAGCACTCGAAGTCATTTATAAATACCAAGATAAATGGGCAAGCCATGGTACACCAAACATTGGTCTTATTTGGGGATTTTTACCTGAAGCTGGGATTGATATTGATCAGTTAAAAGAGGATTTGAAAAAACCTGAGATCGATGCACTGATTAAACAAGATATTTCCGACACTAAAACCCTTGGCGTCAATGCGACCCCAGAGTTTTTTGTCAATGGCAAACCACTCATTAAATTTGGGAAACAAGAGTTAGAAGATCTTATAAAATCAGAACTCTAA
- a CDS encoding acyl-CoA thioesterase — MLSTPFEKHTLSMSVLMTPDKANFSGNVHGGDLLKLLDQVAYACASRYCGGYVVTMSVDQVIFKQAIPVGTLVTFLASVNFTGKTSMEVGIKVIAENIQKGIATHTNSCFFTMVAVDEKGRPTPVPPLVPETDVEKRRFHDGKRRRDIRLHGYNEISPQN; from the coding sequence ATGCTATCGACCCCATTTGAAAAACACACCCTCAGTATGTCCGTTTTAATGACACCCGATAAAGCCAATTTCTCTGGTAATGTACATGGAGGTGATCTCTTAAAACTGCTAGATCAAGTCGCTTATGCGTGTGCATCACGCTATTGTGGTGGCTACGTTGTAACGATGTCGGTTGATCAAGTTATTTTTAAACAAGCCATTCCTGTTGGAACGTTGGTAACCTTTTTAGCCAGTGTCAATTTTACGGGTAAAACATCAATGGAAGTCGGCATTAAAGTGATTGCGGAGAATATTCAAAAAGGGATCGCAACCCATACGAATAGCTGTTTTTTCACGATGGTAGCTGTCGATGAAAAGGGGAGACCTACGCCTGTGCCTCCCTTAGTCCCAGAAACAGATGTTGAAAAGAGACGTTTTCACGATGGAAAGCGTCGCCGTGACATCAGACTTCACGGTTACAATGAGATTTCACCCCAAAATTAG
- a CDS encoding DnaJ domain-containing protein, whose product MTYVIIVIVIVVFYLLTKNYQTEAYQHINVDVKQTLKGDLAEHEAGLLVALMAKVAKADGRVNELEAELLSLTFNDIARVFENSENVREALKVIYQKEMQSFDNTLIVSQKYLKLTQNNYVKRLKVMEYLLNLAFIDNEFSQAEFMITEDIANALEIRHADFEKLIASFEQFYANKTAQTQFGIKKAYTILGADESEDMESIKKKYRALVKEHHPDILMGQGKDQSIIDAATTKLQEINEAYEMIKKEKS is encoded by the coding sequence ATGACCTATGTCATTATTGTAATTGTAATTGTTGTCTTTTATCTCTTGACAAAGAATTATCAAACAGAGGCATACCAGCATATTAATGTCGATGTGAAGCAGACGCTTAAAGGAGATTTGGCGGAGCATGAAGCGGGACTTTTAGTCGCATTGATGGCAAAAGTAGCCAAAGCAGATGGCAGAGTCAACGAGCTTGAAGCAGAACTTTTGAGTTTGACATTTAATGATATTGCTCGTGTGTTTGAAAACAGTGAAAATGTCCGTGAAGCGCTAAAAGTGATTTATCAAAAAGAGATGCAAAGTTTTGATAATACCCTGATTGTCTCACAAAAATACCTTAAACTGACTCAAAATAACTACGTAAAACGTCTCAAAGTCATGGAATATCTGCTCAATCTCGCCTTTATTGACAATGAGTTTTCTCAAGCGGAATTTATGATCACCGAAGATATTGCCAATGCGTTAGAAATTAGGCATGCTGATTTTGAAAAACTGATTGCCTCTTTTGAACAATTTTATGCAAATAAAACAGCACAAACACAGTTTGGAATAAAAAAAGCATATACTATTTTAGGTGCAGATGAGAGCGAAGATATGGAGAGTATCAAGAAAAAATATCGCGCTTTAGTCAAAGAACATCACCCCGATATATTAATGGGGCAAGGAAAAGATCAAAGCATTATCGATGCTGCAACGACAAAACTACAAGAAATTAATGAAGCGTATGAGATGATTAAAAAGGAAAAAAGTTAG
- a CDS encoding MalY/PatB family protein, whose amino-acid sequence MGSFDEIVDRTKTPSEKWDKYKGTDVIPAWVADMDFKSPPCVIDALQKRVHEGVFGYTAIDDETYDAIIAFLKRHYNWEIKKEWLLFTHGVVSSMNITCLSVDGKSVMTTTPIYPHFIKAPKYANKEVLAIAMKEENNRWVLDYEAMERAITPTCKLFMLCNPYNPAGTVFTCKELERLGEFCLKHDLTICSDEIHADLLLNPMAKHIPIASLNDTLAQRSITLMAPSKTFNIAGLQASFAIIPNAELRKNFKKTMGSMVGGINLLGITALKAAYLEGDAWLSELRVYLAENLKMVQDFVSKNPKLKLLDQEATFLAWIDASALHVKSPYAFFLDHGVGLSDGEPFGDKNCVRLNFGTQKSVLKEILNRMQKAMDSL is encoded by the coding sequence ATGGGTAGTTTTGATGAGATTGTAGATAGAACAAAGACACCTAGCGAAAAATGGGACAAGTACAAAGGGACTGATGTCATCCCCGCATGGGTTGCCGATATGGATTTCAAATCACCTCCATGTGTGATAGATGCCCTTCAAAAAAGAGTGCATGAGGGTGTTTTTGGTTATACCGCCATCGATGATGAAACCTATGATGCGATTATTGCATTTCTCAAACGTCACTATAACTGGGAAATTAAAAAAGAGTGGTTGCTCTTTACTCATGGTGTTGTGAGTAGTATGAATATTACGTGTCTGAGCGTGGATGGCAAAAGTGTGATGACAACTACTCCGATTTATCCGCATTTTATTAAAGCACCCAAATACGCGAATAAAGAAGTTTTAGCCATTGCGATGAAAGAGGAAAACAACCGTTGGGTTCTGGATTATGAGGCGATGGAGAGAGCGATTACGCCTACATGTAAACTCTTTATGCTGTGCAATCCCTACAATCCAGCAGGAACAGTGTTTACATGTAAAGAACTTGAAAGGCTAGGAGAATTTTGTTTAAAACATGATCTTACCATCTGCTCCGATGAAATTCATGCGGATCTTTTATTAAATCCCATGGCAAAACATATTCCTATCGCTTCACTGAACGACACATTGGCGCAAAGAAGCATTACCCTCATGGCGCCAAGTAAAACTTTTAACATTGCAGGGCTTCAAGCCTCTTTTGCCATTATCCCCAATGCTGAGCTTCGCAAAAACTTTAAAAAGACAATGGGCAGTATGGTCGGAGGTATCAACCTTTTGGGCATTACCGCACTTAAAGCGGCTTACCTTGAAGGTGATGCGTGGCTTAGTGAACTTCGTGTCTATTTGGCAGAAAATCTTAAAATGGTACAAGACTTTGTCAGCAAAAATCCAAAACTCAAACTTTTAGATCAAGAAGCGACATTTCTTGCGTGGATCGATGCATCTGCTTTACATGTAAAGAGTCCTTACGCGTTTTTCTTAGACCATGGTGTTGGGCTGAGCGATGGGGAACCCTTTGGTGATAAAAATTGTGTACGACTCAATTTTGGAACCCAAAAAAGTGTTTTAAAAGAGATATTAAACCGTATGCAAAAGGCAATGGATAGCCTATGA
- a CDS encoding metallophosphoesterase family protein, with product MIKLFLSLAFALCLYAAPLSHIVVLGDPHLPGKNVPMKEHVIEQINQWNDVDMVVAVGDICSKTGTQEEYDFAKKYFSNLTKPLHVITGNHDFVYADALDSNGKFQHATREIQDEKLKRFQSTFGLSKLYYSIEKPPYLLIFLSADDPKYLTKLSDEQLSWFENELKNHPKTPTIVFFHAPLDHTLENYNHWANTPNFIAQPKDKIQTLLHDNPQLFLWVSGHTHTSAKEPSFASTINQVEHVTNIHNADMNKEVIWTNSLFLYDNHVTIKTYDHMEEKWLDTLERTVFVPKI from the coding sequence ATGATAAAACTCTTTCTTTCGCTGGCTTTTGCGCTTTGTCTTTATGCGGCACCGCTCAGTCATATTGTGGTCTTAGGTGATCCACATCTGCCTGGTAAAAATGTACCCATGAAAGAGCATGTCATAGAGCAGATTAACCAGTGGAATGATGTCGATATGGTCGTGGCAGTGGGAGACATCTGCTCCAAAACCGGAACACAAGAGGAATATGACTTTGCTAAAAAGTACTTTTCAAACCTAACGAAACCTCTGCATGTTATTACAGGCAATCACGATTTTGTTTATGCAGATGCGCTCGATAGCAATGGAAAATTCCAACATGCGACTCGTGAAATTCAAGACGAAAAACTGAAGCGTTTTCAGAGCACTTTTGGGCTTTCAAAGCTCTACTATAGCATTGAAAAACCACCGTATTTACTCATTTTCCTTTCTGCCGATGATCCAAAATATTTAACAAAACTCTCAGACGAACAGCTCAGTTGGTTTGAAAATGAGCTCAAAAACCATCCTAAAACACCCACTATCGTCTTTTTTCATGCACCATTGGATCATACATTGGAAAATTATAACCATTGGGCGAATACTCCCAATTTTATCGCTCAGCCTAAGGATAAAATTCAAACTTTGCTTCATGATAATCCACAACTTTTCTTATGGGTTAGTGGACATACGCACACATCAGCAAAAGAGCCTAGTTTTGCTTCGACAATCAACCAAGTCGAACATGTCACGAACATCCACAATGCAGATATGAATAAAGAGGTTATCTGGACAAACTCTTTGTTTTTATATGACAATCATGTTACCATTAAGACGTACGACCATATGGAAGAAAAATGGTTAGATACCTTAGAACGTACAGTTTTTGTACCAAAAATTTAG
- a CDS encoding NlpC/P60 family protein has protein sequence MKQYLFALCSCLFLLSGCAQKEFTQNAPELPQAKDDAPKRQEIVTNALKHQGKKDGLDCSGFVSLVNKESTEPFFTPAELNGYFEDTRRSLAIYNLLETQKRTYQDKPRVGDLIFFANTVKKYSKSKSDDNITHIGIVTQIDPDETVYFIHHTKGKNLISQMNLNYPTVAMYNNKVVNSYMEKCSKDENHKMLSTCIF, from the coding sequence ATGAAACAGTACCTATTTGCACTTTGTTCCTGCTTGTTTTTACTAAGTGGTTGTGCCCAAAAAGAGTTTACACAGAATGCTCCTGAACTTCCACAAGCTAAAGATGATGCACCCAAACGTCAAGAGATCGTTACAAATGCTCTTAAACATCAAGGGAAAAAAGATGGCTTAGATTGTTCTGGGTTTGTAAGCTTGGTCAACAAAGAGAGTACCGAGCCTTTTTTCACACCAGCAGAGCTCAATGGCTATTTTGAAGACACAAGACGCTCATTAGCTATTTACAATCTTCTTGAAACTCAAAAACGTACTTACCAAGACAAACCTAGGGTTGGTGATCTTATCTTCTTTGCCAACACTGTTAAAAAATATTCTAAATCCAAAAGTGATGATAACATCACACACATTGGGATTGTCACACAAATTGATCCCGATGAAACTGTCTATTTTATACACCACACCAAAGGAAAAAATTTGATTAGCCAAATGAATCTTAACTATCCAACCGTTGCGATGTACAACAATAAAGTTGTCAACTCTTATATGGAAAAATGCTCTAAAGATGAAAACCATAAAATGCTTAGCACCTGCATATTTTAG
- a CDS encoding TIGR00730 family Rossman fold protein, protein MKSIAVYCGSSLGAREIYKEQAILLGKFLAKNNIALIYGGASVGIMGTIADAVLAEGGSVIGVIPSFLEQKEIAHKDLTELICVDTMHERKAKMMALADGFIALPGGPGTLEEFFEVFTWNQIGLLQKPCGILNINGYYNSLIELFDHMVEEKFLQERARNVFYVDDNYESLLNQMNAYTPPAIKTYH, encoded by the coding sequence ATGAAAAGCATTGCAGTTTATTGTGGTTCAAGTCTTGGTGCACGTGAAATCTATAAAGAGCAAGCGATTTTACTAGGCAAATTTTTAGCAAAAAATAATATTGCGTTAATTTATGGCGGAGCGAGTGTTGGTATTATGGGAACTATAGCAGATGCAGTTCTTGCTGAGGGTGGTTCTGTTATTGGCGTTATTCCATCATTTCTTGAACAAAAAGAAATTGCACATAAAGATTTGACAGAACTGATTTGTGTGGATACGATGCATGAACGTAAAGCTAAAATGATGGCATTGGCGGATGGTTTTATTGCTCTGCCAGGAGGTCCTGGAACGCTTGAAGAATTTTTTGAAGTTTTTACATGGAATCAAATAGGTTTGTTGCAAAAGCCTTGTGGGATCCTCAATATCAATGGTTATTACAACAGCCTCATTGAACTCTTTGATCATATGGTTGAAGAAAAATTTTTACAAGAACGCGCACGCAATGTATTTTATGTTGATGACAACTATGAGAGCTTATTGAATCAAATGAATGCGTATACACCACCTGCTATTAAAACATATCATTAA
- a CDS encoding MazG nucleotide pyrophosphohydrolase domain-containing protein — protein sequence MDLNQFQKFVEAYYAKKGWLDLNIFIRIGFLSEETGEVARAIRALEIGRDRADETVKSYDENIQNLTEELGDVLGNIVVIANKYNIALEDIFTAHQQKLENRM from the coding sequence ATGGATTTAAATCAATTTCAAAAATTTGTGGAAGCTTATTATGCGAAAAAAGGGTGGTTGGATTTAAATATCTTTATTCGTATTGGTTTTTTATCGGAAGAAACAGGAGAAGTTGCTCGTGCTATTCGAGCCCTAGAGATTGGACGTGATAGAGCAGATGAAACTGTCAAAAGTTACGATGAAAATATACAAAACCTTACCGAAGAGTTAGGAGATGTGCTTGGAAATATTGTAGTCATTGCTAATAAATACAATATTGCACTTGAAGATATTTTTACGGCACATCAACAAAAGCTAGAAAATCGCATGTAA
- a CDS encoding putative bifunctional diguanylate cyclase/phosphodiesterase — protein sequence MYGHTLGDKVIQLVAERFLSCLSETDFISRVGGDEFVILTNGHFHVEALCEKLASSLAVPLDVAIEHFKVTTSMGVACCPQDGKSFESLLKNADTAMYEAKKISSKKCYAFYTASMTEHLLNVSKLDNDLKVAIDNDELIICFQPEVNLYTNHITGLEALVRWQHPINGLMMPDSFISRAEETRLIIPLGLLIFKKVLEQMNRWYQQNLFDGVIVAINISSVQIEEDDFVEKIEAIRENVDISALCIELEVTESCFMSNPKQFATTLQKLENLGYKISIDDFGTGYSSLSYLKQLPLHKLKIDRSFIKDLPEDTDDQAIAKAIIALGKTLELEVLAEGVETEAQKAFLIENGCDSMQGYLFAKPMTAEALVAFLDQN from the coding sequence ATGTATGGTCACACGTTAGGTGATAAAGTTATTCAATTAGTTGCTGAACGCTTTTTGTCGTGTTTATCTGAAACTGATTTTATTTCTCGTGTAGGTGGCGATGAATTTGTTATTTTGACGAATGGCCATTTTCATGTAGAAGCATTGTGTGAAAAATTAGCAAGTAGTTTAGCTGTTCCCCTTGATGTTGCTATAGAACATTTCAAAGTGACTACAAGCATGGGAGTAGCGTGTTGTCCACAAGATGGTAAGAGTTTTGAGTCCCTCTTGAAAAATGCAGATACAGCGATGTACGAAGCTAAAAAAATTAGTAGTAAAAAGTGTTATGCTTTTTATACGGCTTCCATGACAGAACATCTTTTAAATGTTTCTAAGTTAGATAATGACCTTAAAGTTGCGATTGATAATGACGAATTAATCATTTGTTTTCAACCTGAAGTCAATCTTTATACCAATCACATTACAGGTCTCGAAGCACTTGTCAGATGGCAACATCCTATTAATGGCTTGATGATGCCAGATAGTTTTATTTCAAGGGCAGAAGAGACAAGGCTGATCATTCCCCTTGGATTATTGATTTTTAAAAAAGTGTTAGAGCAGATGAACAGATGGTATCAACAAAATCTGTTTGATGGTGTCATTGTTGCCATCAATATTTCCAGTGTACAAATTGAAGAGGACGATTTTGTTGAGAAAATTGAAGCCATACGTGAAAATGTTGATATCAGTGCTCTATGTATAGAGTTGGAAGTGACAGAGAGTTGTTTTATGAGTAATCCAAAACAATTTGCTACAACGTTACAAAAACTTGAAAATTTGGGCTACAAAATTTCAATTGATGATTTTGGTACAGGGTATTCGTCTCTGAGTTATCTTAAACAATTACCGTTGCACAAACTTAAAATTGATCGTTCCTTTATCAAAGATTTGCCAGAGGACACGGATGATCAAGCTATTGCTAAAGCGATTATTGCTTTGGGTAAAACACTTGAACTTGAAGTATTGGCAGAAGGAGTTGAAACGGAAGCGCAAAAAGCCTTTCTTATTGAAAATGGGTGTGATAGTATGCAAGGCTATCTTTTTGCAAAACCTATGACTGCTGAAGCGCTGGTGGCCTTTTTAGATCAAAACTAA
- a CDS encoding PAS domain-containing protein: protein MLFNMNPLRIVIIYALFSVLWIYFSDHAVEYFVTNTTLFATLSTYKGFFFVFITSVLLYSLIKTKILQIESMQKKLKENEQRLEHVIQGANLGYWDWDYVHHTHVVNDIWLSFLGLKREDIDDMDTDWSKRIHPDDQMIAHNAIENTIRNNKPYVIEFRMRHQNGHWVWIEGSGAVVERDKMGAALRLAGTHRDISDRKNAQQEVLFLALNDPLTKLPNRVYLKQELEKRLVNEPALSFIFLDLDSF from the coding sequence ATGTTGTTTAACATGAACCCTTTACGTATTGTGATTATTTATGCTCTTTTTTCTGTGCTGTGGATCTATTTTTCAGATCATGCCGTGGAGTATTTTGTCACTAATACCACTCTCTTCGCAACACTCTCAACTTATAAAGGTTTCTTTTTTGTTTTCATCACATCAGTGTTGCTTTATAGTTTGATTAAAACAAAAATTCTTCAAATTGAATCCATGCAAAAAAAACTTAAAGAAAATGAACAACGTTTAGAGCATGTTATTCAAGGTGCCAATTTGGGGTATTGGGATTGGGATTATGTCCATCATACCCATGTTGTCAATGATATATGGCTCTCTTTTTTAGGCTTAAAACGAGAAGATATTGATGATATGGATACGGATTGGTCGAAGAGAATTCATCCTGATGACCAAATGATTGCGCACAACGCTATTGAAAATACAATTCGAAATAATAAGCCTTATGTTATAGAGTTCCGTATGCGTCATCAAAATGGTCATTGGGTTTGGATAGAAGGCTCAGGCGCTGTCGTAGAACGCGATAAAATGGGTGCTGCATTAAGACTTGCTGGAACGCATAGAGACATTAGTGATCGTAAAAATGCACAACAAGAGGTACTTTTTTTAGCGCTAAATGATCCTTTGACAAAACTGCCAAATCGTGTTTATCTGAAACAAGAACTTGAAAAACGTTTAGTGAATGAGCCTGCATTATCTTTTATATTTCTAGATTTGGATTCGTTTTAA
- the tatB gene encoding Sec-independent protein translocase protein TatB: MFGMGIGEILVIVIIAIIFLGPEKLPEAMVKGAKMFKTLKTSINDVKSTFEQEMKIQELKDEAITYKKKLDEATASARKVITFDELEEIKKTTQGVNDSLKELENSVKESASLDSPTTPIVIPQQPTIVEEIPKEMKKEVNA; this comes from the coding sequence ATGTTCGGTATGGGTATAGGAGAAATCCTTGTTATTGTAATTATTGCGATTATATTTTTAGGTCCAGAAAAACTTCCAGAAGCAATGGTCAAAGGTGCAAAAATGTTTAAAACACTTAAAACCAGCATCAATGACGTCAAAAGCACCTTTGAACAAGAGATGAAAATTCAAGAGCTTAAAGATGAAGCAATCACCTACAAGAAAAAACTAGATGAAGCGACAGCAAGTGCACGCAAAGTCATCACATTTGATGAACTTGAAGAAATTAAAAAAACGACACAAGGTGTCAATGACTCTTTAAAAGAGCTTGAAAACAGTGTTAAAGAGAGTGCTTCACTTGACTCTCCTACCACGCCTATTGTCATACCACAACAACCTACGATCGTTGAAGAGATTCCTAAAGAGATGAAAAAAGAGGTAAATGCATAA
- the tatC gene encoding twin-arginine translocase subunit TatC, which produces MFDELKPHLAELRKRLTISLLVIFVMFIVCFAFWQPILAWMIAPLKAVLPEGSNVIFTGVQEPFFTAMKVAFFAGFILSLPVIFWQFWLFVAPGLYDNEKKLVIPFVLAATLMFALGASFCYYVVVPIAFGFLIAFGSALFTALPSIGEYVGFFTKFLVGFGLSFEMPVVIFFFAKLGLVDDKGLKEFFRYAIVIIFVVAGILTPPDILSQFLMAGPLLMLYGISILVAKAVNPYIPPEVDETEDTEETKSKE; this is translated from the coding sequence ATGTTTGATGAGTTAAAACCCCATTTAGCTGAACTTCGTAAAAGACTTACTATCTCCTTACTTGTTATTTTCGTGATGTTTATTGTCTGTTTTGCCTTTTGGCAACCGATTCTCGCATGGATGATTGCTCCCCTGAAAGCCGTTTTACCAGAAGGAAGCAATGTGATCTTCACAGGTGTACAAGAGCCTTTCTTCACTGCAATGAAAGTTGCTTTTTTTGCAGGGTTTATTCTCTCATTGCCTGTCATTTTTTGGCAGTTTTGGCTTTTTGTCGCTCCTGGGCTTTATGATAATGAAAAAAAATTGGTGATTCCTTTTGTGCTTGCGGCAACGTTGATGTTTGCACTAGGCGCCTCTTTTTGTTACTACGTCGTAGTTCCTATAGCCTTTGGCTTTTTAATCGCTTTTGGTAGTGCCTTGTTTACAGCACTTCCTAGCATTGGCGAATATGTTGGTTTTTTTACAAAATTTCTAGTTGGATTTGGGCTCTCTTTTGAGATGCCTGTTGTCATTTTTTTCTTTGCTAAATTGGGGCTTGTCGATGATAAAGGACTCAAAGAGTTCTTCCGCTATGCCATTGTCATTATCTTTGTCGTTGCAGGTATTTTAACCCCTCCCGATATTCTGTCACAATTTTTAATGGCAGGACCTCTACTTATGCTTTATGGCATTTCTATTTTGGTTGCAAAAGCGGTGAATCCGTACATCCCACCAGAAGTTGATGAAACTGAAGATACTGAAGAAACAAAAAGCAAGGAATAG